The Halichoerus grypus chromosome 14, mHalGry1.hap1.1, whole genome shotgun sequence genome contains a region encoding:
- the TESK1 gene encoding dual specificity testis-specific protein kinase 1, translating into MAGERPPLRGPGPGPGEAPGEGPPGPGGTGGGPGRGRPSSYRALRSAVSSLARVDDFHCAEKIGAGFFSEVYKVRHRQSGQVMVLKMNRLPSNRGNTLREVQLMNRLRHPNILRFMGVCVHQGQLHALTEYMNGGTLEQLLSSPEPLSWPVRLRLALDIARGLRYLHAKGVFHRDLTSKNCLIRREDRGFTAVVGDFGLAEKIPVYREGARKEPLAVVGSPYWMAPEVLRGELYDEKADVFAFGIVLCELIARVPADPDYLPRTEDFGLDVPAFRTLVGDDCPLPFLLLAIHCCSMEPRTRAPFTEITQHLEWILEQLPEPAPLTRAPLTHNQRSVSRGGPSATLPRPDPRLSRSRSDLFLPPSPESPPNWGDNLTRVNPFSLREDLRGGKIKLLDTPSKPVGPLPLVPPSPLPSTQLPLVTTPETLIHPGTPARRCRSLPSSPELPRRMETALPGPGPPSMGPSAEERMECEGSSPEPEPPGPAPQLPLAVATDNFISTCSSASQPWSPRSGPVLNNNPPAVVVNSPQGWAGEPWNRAQHSLPRAAALERTEPSPPPSAPRESDEGLPCPGCCLGPFSFGFLSMCPRPTPAVARYRNLNCEAGSLLCHRGHHAKPPTPGLQLPGARS; encoded by the exons ATGGCCGGGGAACGGCCCCCACTGCGGGGCCCTGGGCCAGGGCCGGGAGAGGCGCCGGGGGAGGGGCCCCCAGGACCGGGGGGCACGGGTGGAGGCCCGGGCCGGGGCCGCCCCTCCTCCTACCGGGCTCTCCGCAGCGCCGTGTCCAGCCTGGCGCGCGTGGACGATTTCCACTGCGCCGAGAAGATCGGGGCCGGATTCTTCTCTGAGGTCTACAAG GTTAGGCACCGACAGTCAGGGCAAGTCATGGTGCTGAAAATGAACAGACTCCCCAGTAACCGGGGAAACACGCTACGGGAGGTGCAGCTGATGAACCGGCTCCGACACCCCAACATCCTAAG GTTCATGGGGGTCTGTGTGCACCAGGGGCAGCTGCACGCTCTTACAGAG TATATGAATGGGGGGACCCTGGAACAGCTGCTCAGCTCCCCAGAACCCCTATCCTGGCCTGTCAGGCTCCGCCTGGCTCTGGACATTGCCCGCGGCCTGCGGTACCTGCATGCCAAAGGTGTATTCCACCGAGACCTAACATCCAAG AACTGTCTGATCCGACGGGAAGACCGAGGCTTCACGGCTGTTGTGGGTGACTTCGGGCTGGCTGAAAAGATTCCTGTGTATAG GGAAGGGGCAAGAAAGGAGCCATTGGCTGTGGTAGGTTCCCCATACTGGATGGCTCCAGAGGTGTTGCGGGGTGAGCTGTATGATGAGAAG GCCGATGTCTTTGCCTTTGGGATTGTCCTCTGTGAGCTCATTGCACGAGTACCTGCGGACCCAGATTACCTACCCCGAACTGAG GACTTTGGCCTGGATGTGCCTGCTTTCCGGACCCTGGTAGGGGATGACTGCCCACTGCCCTTCCTGCTCCTGGCCATCCACTGCTGCAGT ATGGAACCTAGAACTCGTGCTCCCTTCACTGAAATCACCCAGCATCTGGAATGGATCCTGGAGCAGCTGCCTGAGCCAGCCCCCCTCACCAGAGCTCCCCTGACACACAATCAGA GGTCTGTTTCAAGAGGGGGTCCCTCTGCCACACTTCCTAGGCCAGACCCCCGGCTTTCCCGAAGCCGGTCAGACCTCTTCCTGCCCCCGTCACCAGAATCACCCCCCAACTGGGGGGACAATCTGACCCGTGTCAACCCCTTCTCACTCCGGGAAGACCTCCGGGGAGGCAAGATCAAGCTGTTGGACACACCCAGCAAGCCAGTCGGCCCCCTGCCCCTTgttccaccatcaccactgcccTCCACGCAGCTGCCCTTGGTGACCACTCCAGAGACCCTGATCCACCCTGGGACACCTGCCCGTCGCTGCCGCTCGCTCCCATCATCCCCTGAGCTCCCCCGACGTATGGAGACAGCACTGCCAGGTCCTGGCCCTCCCAGTATGGGCCCCTCGGCTGAAGAAAGAATGGAGTGTGAGGGCAGTAGCCCTGAGCCAGAACCCCCAGGACCAgctccccagctgcccctggcCGTGGCCACAGACAACTTCATCAGCACTTGTTCCTCAGCCTCCCAGCCCTGGTCCCCTAGATCAGGACCTGTCCTTAACAACAACCCCCCAGCTGTCGTGGTGAACTCCCCAcaaggctgggctggggagccGTGGAACCGGGCCCAGCATAGCCTGCCCCGGGCAGCAGCCCTGGAGCGGACAGAACCCTCGCCGCCCCCTTCAGCTCCCCGGGAGTCTGATGAGGGGCTGCCCTGCCCCGGCTGCTGTCTTGGCCCTTTCAGCTTTGGCTTCCTGTCCATGTGCCCCCGCCCCACACCAGCTGTTGCCCGCTACCGCAACCTGAACTGTGAGGCGGGCAGTCTCCTCTGCCACCGAGGGCACCACGCCAAGCCTCCCACACCCGGCCTGCAGCTGCCCGGGGCGCGCTCTTAG